A region from the Kribbella shirazensis genome encodes:
- a CDS encoding cupin domain-containing protein, with the protein MTFDRGIIVRPAAGETLRVLLDSSGSDDALSVVEMTLQVGSGGPPLHLHPTHAEGFYVLAGELTVQLGDEITTGGPGTWACAPKNTPHTLANLGDEDVRLLCLFAPAGFERRFQRMLADPTTAEAMARTEAEHQTQLLGPPLTR; encoded by the coding sequence ATGACTTTCGACCGCGGCATCATCGTTCGGCCGGCCGCCGGTGAGACCTTGCGCGTGCTGCTCGACAGTTCGGGCAGCGACGACGCGCTGAGCGTCGTCGAGATGACGCTCCAGGTCGGGTCCGGCGGCCCGCCGCTGCATCTGCATCCCACGCACGCAGAGGGGTTCTACGTACTCGCCGGCGAACTGACCGTGCAACTCGGCGACGAGATCACCACCGGCGGCCCCGGCACCTGGGCCTGCGCCCCCAAGAACACACCCCACACCCTCGCCAACCTCGGCGACGAGGACGTACGACTCCTCTGCCTGTTCGCCCCCGCCGGCTTCGAACGCCGCTTCCAACGCATGCTCGCCGACCCCACCACCGCCGAGGCCATGGCCCGCACCGAAGCCGAACACCAGACCCAACTCCTCGGCCCACCCCTCACACGCTGA